TGAGAATAGGTAGATGATCTAAGTCTAACATGTTTAATTTGTTTGCAGGGTTGCCAAGGATTCAAAGCCCTAAGAAAGACGACTAATACTACTTTCTCGTTGTTTCTCGTTGTTATTTTTTATGTTGTTTGGAAATATTTAATACTACTTTCTCGTTGTTTCTCTTAATTGGAACTTGTATTTAAGAATTGGTTCATGTAATTAAATGGTAGTAAAAACCTTCCTATTCAAGAAACAGTACTAGTAGTTACAATTGCTAATTGAAGTTCTAAATTTTTACCTGGAGCAATACAAAATAATGAAGATGGTTATTGTATATGATATAAATAAAGAAAAAGTGATCAACATGGATTTTTGAAATGTCTAGCTAGAAACTACCCCAATATCTTCATTTCGCTCTCATGGAGCTCGAATCTTCAATCTCTCAAAAAAGGGAGATCGTACATGCATGTTATGAATTTATGTTGTAATTATTTGactaactaattaattaaaagaGTATATATTTGCATCTGACTCAAGATATGTTCGAAATTATCAGTCTGCTTCTCAATGAGATGGCTGTGTGTGCCTTCATAAGTAGTAACGACGACGCCTTCATCTTTTGTTAAACGTTGCACTTGCTTCTTCACATTACATCCTTGATATGTACACCTGTAATAGCCCCTGCAAATCCAAAATTAATTGAGGGAAAAAATTACAAATAATTGACATAGTTTTCATTTATAAAATTTTAGTCATTAACATTTTTTATATAAAGGATGAacttaatttattaaaattaaattattttgTGAATTAGAATAGTGTCAATTGTCGCTAACCCCCAAATTAAAAACTTAGCCCTCCAAACAGGAGAGCCTAAAAGCAAAAACCTATTAGATATTGCCGATTAACTGGTGCACGTCTCAATTACCGTAGATTTTTACGGTACCTCAACCGATAGAAAGTTATGATGCTACGGGTATATGCACTCAGCACTCGAGCTATGAACCATAAACACAAAAATGAAAGTGTACAAGCTAGCAAAAGCAGAAATAGAACCATCATAAACTCAAATTGCGACAATTAAACATAGCCGGAGGGAGTAACTTCACCATGAGGAATCGAAATCTGAACTTAGTTCAATAGTATATATACTTACTTAAGTTAATTAGCAATAATTACCTTGGGAATCTGTTGTTCATAACAGCCTTTTGTAACAGTTAGGAATATCACTTGTCTCCTTTTAGTTTCCTTCTTGTTCTTTCTGTTTTTGAAGATTGATGAAGAAGAAAGTTGAATTTAATATCTAATGCAAGTAGCAGATTCGAGTAGTAGACGGAAAAACAGCTTTGTCCAAAACTTGAGGGTACCAGTTGAGTATTTTCGGTAATTGCTTGATTCATAAGGAAGCTAGGATGATAGATAACTTGACGCTAAAGAAAACCACCACCTATGGGAGATTGGTTAACCGGTCTCACTCTGGGATGCTGCTTAATGATAAATGATAACCCCTGAAAACTAGAATCAGCCTAGCTAATTTCCACACAGAAAAACGATGATCACAACATACGAGATGGAGAGATTCCAAATTAAAATGCAATTCAATTATAATGAATACGTCTAATTTACTACTAGTATtgaataattgatattgatatgttACATTATAATATATGCCTCTTTTTGATGGCTTCACAATCCAACGAATCGGCTTAATTAGGGTTTCAGCTATTTTTCGGTTTTGCTTGCTTAGATGATGATGGTGCCATGTTTTACCTATCCTCGAGAATTTGAGAgcagtttgtgtgtgtgtgtgtgttttcatgtatgtgtgtgtgtgtgtgcaaaattaAATTTTCCATATATACATACAGTATATAGTGTGTATATTAGTTGGCACTTAGACAGTGTTCGGAGAAAAACTCGACCTACTAGTCAATTAATCAAATATCAGTTTGAAGTCAACTCTGAACAAGTTGCTTTAGCAACCAATTCTGACTTCGTAAatatcaaaatgataataataatattaataatatctcaGTTTGAGTCTAATCCTTGCTGGCTTCCATTGCTTAGATGCTACACTTTTGCATCAGACGTTGAGTTTTTGGCCTTTCTGGGGATTATCCCAAATGATCTTTCCTCAACTTTCATCCTGAGTCAAACATTCAACCCTACAATTAATATGGTGTTTGCTGAGATTTTCCTTGGTGCATTCTTTCAAGTTCTCTTTGACAGGTTGGCCCCTCGAGCTCGAGATCTATGGAACCTTGCAAGTCATGAAGGACTCGAGAAGAAATTGGAGAAGCTGAATAACGTGCTATTGACGATTCAGTCAGTCCTCGTTGATGCAGAGCAGAAACAACTGACAAATAACGCTGTCAAAGAGTGGTTGCACGATCTCCGACACTTGTCTTATGATGCAGAGGATGTACTCGATGAGTTCTCTACTGAATCTTTGAAGCGGAAGGTGATTTCTCAAAGACAAGCTGGCACGAGTAAGATCAAGAAACTCATCCCTGCTCGTTTGACTCCAAATGGACTCGTGTTCAGGCAAGAAATGGGTTCTAAGATAAAAAAGATCACCGACCGATTGAATGATGTCTCTAACAGAAGAAATATGCTTGGTCTGCAGAACAGTGAAGGGGTGGCTTCTGGATTTACTGACTATTGGCAAAGAACTCCGACAACTTCTTTGCCGGACAATCGTTTCTACGGAAGAGATGATGATAAGAAGAATATTATTGATCTGTTGCTGGCAGGTGATGATAAATCGAAAGATATAAACCTTTTGTGTAGTGCCTATTATCAGAATGGGGGGATTGGGTAAAACAACTCTTACCCAACATGTTTATCATGCTCCGGCAGTGAAAGACTTCTTTCAAATAAAAGCATGGGTATGTATCTCGATCGAATTTGATGTTTTGAGAATAACAAAAGCTATTCTCGAAGAAATCACCTTGGAGTCATGCGATTTGAAGGAGTTGAATCCAATTCAACGGAAACTAGAAGAAGTTCTAGCTCTAAAAACATTTTTGATTATCCTGGATGATGTGTGGAACAAGAACCATGCTTTATGGGATGCTTTAAAACGTCCCTTTATGGCTGGAGCACAAGGAAGTAAAGTAATCGTGACTACTCATGACCTAGGAATTGCAAAAATGATGGGACATGTCAAATCATATTAGCTTCAACATCTATCAGCTGAGGATTGTTGGTCTATCTTTAAGAAGCATGCATTTGAGAATGAAGGTTTAACTGTGAAATTTATTCTTGAGAAGGTCATTGATAAATGTCGAGGTTTGCCTTTGGCAGCTAGAACTCTTGGCGGTTTACTACGATCCAAACATGTGGATGAATGGGAGCATATTTTGAATAGTAGCATATGGAGCTTACCTGAaggtgaaaacgatatttttccagTTTTGAGACTGAGTTATCACTATCTTCCTCCAGAATTGAAGAGGTGTTTTGCTTATTGTGCAATTTTCCCTCAAGATTATGAATTTACAGAAAGTGAGTTGGTACGTTTGTGGATGGCAGAAGGTTTCATTGAGCATGGAGAAATGGAAGAGACAGGAGGCAAGTACTTCCGTGAGCTTGTTTCGAGGTCATTTTTCCAATTATTTAGTAATGATGATTCTAAATATGTTATGCATGACCTCATTCATGAGCTAGGACAATGGGCTGCTGGTGAAACTTGCTTTCGAAAGGAAGATCACGTAGAGGAACCTAACGAATGCCAAAGAATTACAAGGGCTCGCCATTCGTCTTATAATCGCGGTGAGCGTGTTGGAATCAAAAAGTTCAAGGCTTTTCATGAAGGGAAGTGTTTGAGGTCTTTCCTTCCGCTTCCGATCAATCCTGTGCGTGGCTTACATATTCATCGTAGTCCTTTTAATGACTTCATTACCAATGATGTTCTCTTCAATATGTTGCCGAAGTTGAGCAAGTTGAGGGTAGTCTCTTAGTGGATATCACATTTCTGAGCTTCCTGATTCAATTGGTGATCTAAAACATTTAAGGTATCTCGACCTTTCTTACACTCTCATTGGAAGCTTACCTGAATCAACAAGTTCATTATACAATTTACAAAGTTTTATATTGAGGGATTGTTCTTGCCTGAAAAAGCTGCCATCACGAATATGCAATTTAATCAATCTACGACATCTGGAGATTAtgcatgtagaattgttagaaagGATCCCCATAGGTTGAAAGAATTGAAGTCCCTTCAAACATTGTCAAGTTTTGTTTTAGAAAAAGGTAATGGTTCCAGGGTGAGTGAGTTGATAAATTTCAAATCTTTAAGAGGATCACTAAGCATTTCAAATTTGGAGACTGTTACAGATGCTGGGGATGCCAGGGATGCCCATTTGAACGAGAAGCAGAGTTTAAATGATTTGGTGTTGAAATGGAATTCCAATTTCGATATATCTCGAGATGCTGCAAACGAAAAGATAGTACTCGACATGCTCAGACCAAATGAAAAGCTTGAAGAGCTCTCTATCAAATACTACGCAGGTGTTGAGTTTCCACTTTGGTTAGGAGATATTTCTTTCTCTAACATCAAGTCCATAAGCTTAGAGAATTGTGAAAATGCCACATGTTTGCCACCTCTTGGGAAACTATCTCATCTTAAATAGCTTTCTATCAAAGGAATGGCTAGTATAGAAGAGATAGGAGCTGAATTTCGTGGGAATAGAAGTATCCACTCTGTGCCTTTTCCAAAATTGGAGAGTTTGTGTTTCGAGAGTATGCCAGAATGGGTAATTTGGAATCTTTATGACATCGATGGCCTAGGTGAATGCTTTCACTTCCTACGCAAGCTATCGATTATAGATTGTCCAAAACTGTATGGAAAGTTGCCGGGCAATCTTTTTTCATTAGAAGAGCTTACAATTTGTAAATGCGAACAATTAGTGGTTTCATTTTCAAAAGTTCCTGAGCTGAGGAAGATGGTGATTGAAGGATGTAAAGAGGTAGTGTACAACAATGAAGCTGATTTAAGCTCCTTGTGTGAAGTGGTCTTTGCAGAAATATCTATTTTGCCAAGCGCGATAGAAAAGTTGATGCCAAGGTTGATAGAAGTGAAAGATCTGACAATTGGGTCTTCTTGTGAAGAGTTGATGGATTCGATTCCACCAAGTGTGCTTGAAAGATACAGGCTGAAAGATTGTATGAAGATTGCGCATTTGCCAGAAGCCTTATGGGGCTTCATGTCTCTAAGAAAGCTTTATATTACTGAATGTCATAGTCTCGTATCGCTTTCGAGTTCCATTTTTCCAGAAACATTGTAAGGATTATATATAAAAGGCTGCAATAATTTGCAGACTTTGTTGGACGATGGTATTAACTGTAGAGGCGGCTCATCAAGTTGTCTTCTTAAGGAATTGAAGATTTCCTTTTGCCCTTCTTTGCAGTGCTTATCATCCAGCAGCGAGATACCTTCTTCACTCAGACGTGTTGGCATTAGTGCCTGTGGGGAGCTGGAGTCCATAGCGGAGAAATTTCACGACAATGTATGTCTTGAAGATATCAGCATAAATGGTTGTGAAAAACTCCAATTCTTGCCAGAGGGTCTACACAAACTTGACAATCTCCGTCGTTTATTTGTTCGGAATTGTCCTAGTATGACATGTTTACCCGACGGAGGATTGCCCATAGTACCCAACTGCATGTATAACCTTGCATCTCTTCATCTATTGTATTGTCCAGGAATTACTATTGTCCCGGAAGAAGGATTCCTAGCCAACTTGACTGAGCTTGGTGTTTCTGGAATGAAGATCTGTAAAGCACTTCTCGAATGGAATAGATTGAACAAACTCACATCACTCATGCGTCTTATCATCATGAAAGCAGACATGGTGAAGCTAGAAATGAATCTGCCGAGCTCCATTACGTCTCTATGGATCGATGATTTCCCCAATCTGAAATACTTGAATTGCTTTCACAACCTCAAATCTCTTGAATTCCTGGAAATTCACACTTGTCCGAAGCTCTTGACCATTCCTAAGGAGGGTTTACCTCCTTCTCTTTTGTTTCTAGGTATCGTCAATTGCCCTCTGCTAAGTAAAGAATGCAAAAGGAACAAAGAAAAGCACTGGTCCAAGATATCACACATTGCTGAAGTTAGAATAGATAGGGAATTGATCTATGAGACTCAAGAGTGACTCAATTTTGACATTACTTTATGTACTAAAATCAAAGGTGAAAGTTGTAGCCTCTGATTTTTGTGTTTTTAGCTTTAGGAAATATGTAGGTTATTGTTAAAAGCTGTGACAAATTGTGCAAATTTCTTTCTGGCTTGTAATCCAAGTTTCTTTTTTTTTGgtgatgaattttatttttattggTTTTGGACTATACAGTGGGGTAGTGGATACGGAGGATCGTCTCCATGAAAGATTGAATATGCCTGATGGCCTTGAAATGTATTTATCGATTTTTCAAGGCATGTGATGTGATACAGACTTTATATAGTAAAAAATATACGACACCGACCAGAATCGTGCTCCTCATAGTTTTCCAGTTTTGACAATTCGATCCTCATATTAATCCTTGGGACATATTAGTCCTCAACAGCTGCTTTCCTAGGATGATTTCAACGCTTTTTTCTTGAACTCGATCATTTCCTCAGTCCTTCCCATTTTCTCCTCCTGAGTTTTCAGACCACCAATTTTTCTACGATAACATTAATTAATCCTAAACTTCTTCCTTTGTGAATTTTCTTCATTTCATTTGACACGTCGCCTTTCAATTAGATCGGACAATTTCTGCCCAAATTCGACTCAGCCCGACCATGCAGAGCCCTGCATTGTATCTAATATTTTCGCAGTTTATATCGTGCTTACGCATAAATAGTTTTTCGGTTTTTCTAACTGATATAATATTGCACTCGATAAACAATTAATAATTTTCGTTATAATGAGAACATGTTGGCCTACTGGTTATCGAAATGAGATTTTATCCCGAAGATCATGGGACATGGATATGGGGAGGATTACCATTGTGTAGTCCAAAaccaataaaaaaataataataatctttactaTGGAAAGATCGAAAATATCtataaaaattcaaaaaatttaaCCTAACTCTCGAAAagattatatatttatagttatatttggataaaatttaaattaaatatataaattttcaAACATATTTATGATATCTTTCTTTAATAATGTGTCTTATTAAATGCTtatctataatttttttttcttttttccttaCAAACAACAGCTATTTTACACAGATCGCTTAGCTTTGGTTGGATCACATTAACTTCATTGATCGTGATTCCATTCAACATTATCTTTTCGATCCTGGCCGTGTCCTttgttcttctttttttttttcatctgAAATAGTATATACTAGTTTCATCCTTAATTAATTATCACTTTTTCTATCGGATGAAGTATTTGGTAACTTCAACACCAAGTTAGAACTTGTCAATTGGAGAAGTaactttatatattaaattatatagaaCGTACATAATGTCCCATACAGACAAAGGACTTTATCTGTGGTTTCAAATTAACATGCTTCATATCACTCCTTTTTAATATTCCTTAAGAGTATATCTTAGAAACTGTTTGCTTCTACTTTGGGGTTGGGATAAATTTAATGTGAAGTATGATTATATTATTTTCTTCAAACAGAGGTAATTCTCAGTTTGTCCACTTTAAAAAAGTATTAATATTTACTTCATCATTTTTCAAATTTCCATCAGGTTGCTCACGATACTGTTCATCCAGAGACAGATTACACCATAGTCAATAAGCATCTCATAAGTAAGTAAAATTTTTTTTCCATTGATAATGAAAACCCTTACAAAACTTAATTAGTATGGCTTAATTATTGGTTTACTGATATAATAAGTCACCTAATTATGTTGATTTCGATCAAATTTGATCAATTTGAGCATGGAAATATTTTGCTTCTCTTAAGCAAGTTTTTTAAGTACTCCCTCCGTCTCTAATTAGCTGTCACATTTCCTATGTAAAATGCATAAGAAATGTGTCACTTAATTAGGGACGG
The sequence above is drawn from the Rutidosis leptorrhynchoides isolate AG116_Rl617_1_P2 unplaced genomic scaffold, CSIRO_AGI_Rlap_v1 contig88, whole genome shotgun sequence genome and encodes:
- the LOC139885228 gene encoding putative disease resistance RPP13-like protein 1, whose amino-acid sequence is MVFAEIFLGAFFQVLFDRLAPRARDLWNLASHEGLEKKLEKLNNVLLTIQSVLVDAEQKQLTNNAVKEWLHDLRHLSYDAEDVLDEFSTESLKRKVISQRQAGTSKIKKLIPARLTPNGLVFRQEMGSKIKKITDRLNDVSNRRNMLGLQNSEGVASGFTDYWQRTPTTSLPDNRFYGRDDDKKNIIDLLLAVKDFFQIKAWVCISIEFDVLRITKAILEEITLESCDLKELNPIQRKLEEVLALKTFLIILDDVWNKNHALWDALKRPFMAGAQGSKLQHLSAEDCWSIFKKHAFENEGLTVKFILEKVIDKCRGLPLAARTLGGLLRSKHVDEWEHILNSSIWSLPEGENDIFPVLRLSYHYLPPELKRCFAYCAIFPQDYEFTESELVRLWMAEGFIEHGEMEETGGKYFRELVSRSFFQLFSNDDSKYVMHDLIHELGQWAAGETCFRKEDHVEEPNECQRITRARHSSYNRGERVGIKKFKAFHEGKCLRSFLPLPINPSLSGYHISELPDSIGDLKHLRYLDLSYTLIGSLPESTSSLYNLQSFILRDCSCLKKLPSRICNLINLRHLEIMHVELVSELINFKSLRGSLSISNLETVTDAGDARDAHLNEKQSLNDLVLKWNSNFDISRDAANEKIVLDMLRPNEKLEELSIKYYAGVEFPLWLGDISFSNIKSISLENCENATCLPPLGKLSHLK